From Orcinus orca chromosome 3, mOrcOrc1.1, whole genome shotgun sequence, a single genomic window includes:
- the SLC25A41 gene encoding LOW QUALITY PROTEIN: mitochondrial carrier protein SCaMC-3L (The sequence of the model RefSeq protein was modified relative to this genomic sequence to represent the inferred CDS: inserted 1 base in 1 codon; deleted 1 base in 1 codon; substituted 3 bases at 3 genomic stop codons) translates to MEAQPEKGQKSCSRVXTLFKRVKSLLTKXPPPSLNLGCTHVYGYVFGHVPESKLEHLPTQQRTGSVLQVLDTGEQLMVPMAIVEVDNEGALWKFLLSGAMAGAVSHPGPAPLDCAKVYMQVYSSKTNFMNLLGGIRSMVQEAGWGWGCWCLLALVGNGINVLKIALEYAIKFSVFEQCKNYFCGVHESPPFQEXLLASSLAVATSQMLIDPMEVLKTWLTLCQTGXYKGLLDCARHIAEQEGTRVLYRGYLLLGMIPYSCTDLAVYEMFRCLWLKSGRDMEDPSGLVSLSSVTLSTTCGQMASYPLTSVRTRMQAQDTVEGSNLTMCGVFRQILAQQGCPGLYQGMTPTLLKVLPAGGISYVVYKAMKKTLGV, encoded by the exons ATGGAAGCCCAACCTGAGAAAGGTCAGAAGTCTTGCTCGAGGGTCTAGACCCTGTTTAAGAGGGTCAAGTCCTTACTCACCA ACCCACCCCCCTCCTTGAACCTGGGCTGTACCCATGTATATGGGTACGTGTTTGGGCACGTGCCTGAAAGCAAACTGGAGCATCTCCCAACACAGCAGCGGA CCGGGTCTGTCCTGCAGGTGCTGGACACTGGAGAGCAGCTGATGGTCCCCATGGCTATCGTGGAGGTAGATAATGAGGGAGCCTTGTGGAAGTTTCTCCTCTCGGGAGCCATGGCTGGGGCGGTGTCTCACCCGGGCCCGGCCCCTCTGGACTGTGCCAAGGTGTACATGCAG GTCTACTCCTCCAAGACAAATTTCATGAATTTGCTGGGAGGTATACGGAGCATGGTccaggaggcggggtgggggtgggggtgctggTGTCTGCTTGCTCTGGTGGGCAATGGTATCAACGTACTCAAGATCGCCCTGGAGTATGCCATCAAGTTCTCTGTCTTTGAACAG TGTAAGAATTACTTCTGCGGAGTGCATGAGTCCCCACCCTTTCAGGAATGACTCCTTGCCAGCTCCCTGGCTGTGGCCACTTCCCAGATGCTCATCGACCCCATGGAG GTGCTGAAGACATGGCTGACCCTGTGCCAGACTGGCTAGTACAAGGGGCTGCTGGACTGCGCCAGGCATATCGCGGAGCAGGAGGGCACCCGCGTCCTTTACCGCGGCTACCTGCTGCTTGGCATGATTCCCTACTCCTGCACCGACCTGGCTGTCTACGAG ATGTTCAGGTGCCTCTGGCTGAAATCAGGCAGGGACATGGAGGACCCCAGTGGCCTGGTCAGTCTGTCGTCTGTGACACTGTCCACAACTTGTGGCCAGATGGCCAGTTACCCACTGACTTCGGTGCGCACCAGGATGCAAGCCCAAG ACACCGTGGAGGGTTCGAACCTCACCATGTGTGGAGTCTTCCGGCAGATCCTGGCCCAGCAGGGCTGCCCGGGGCTGTACCAAGGTATGACC CCCACGTTACTGAAGGTGTTGCCAGCAGGTGGCATCAGCTACGTGGTGTATAAAGCCATGAAGAAGACCCTGGGCGTTTAA